One part of the Osmerus mordax isolate fOsmMor3 chromosome 18, fOsmMor3.pri, whole genome shotgun sequence genome encodes these proteins:
- the calcr gene encoding calcitonin gene-related peptide type 1 receptor: MHRDQPYNRSGVYCNRTWDGWLCWDDTPSGTFTSQHCPNYFRDFDTTEKVTKFCGENGQWFRHPESNRTWSNYTLCNSGTKYKLKMAYILFYMAIVGHALSIASLLISLVIFFYFRSLSCQRITLHKNLFCSYVLNSALTLISLIAVVNNPEVVHRNPVSCKVLHFFHMYMLGCNYLWMLCEGIYLHTLIVVAVFAEEQHLHWYYLLGWGFPLVPASIHAVARKKYFDDNCWMSVETHLLYVVHGPIMAALLVNLFFLLNIVRVLVTKLRDTHRAETNMYMKAVRATLILVPLLGIQFVIFPWRPENQLAGEVYDYIMHILMHYQGLLVATIFCFFNGEVQATLKRQWVQYKAQWGQRRREHCSMRSTSYTATSITEVPAFMFHHDCNNEQLNGRHSEDSELVALKTGETYA; the protein is encoded by the exons ATGCACAGAGACCAGCCTTACAACAGATCAG GTGTGTACTGTAACAGGACCTGGGATGGCTGGCTCTGCTGGGACGACACCCCTTCTGGTACCTTCACTTCTCAACACTGCCCCAACTACTTCAGAGACTTCGACACCACAG AAAAGGTGACCAAGTTTTGCGGAGAGAATGGTCAATGGTTCCGGCACCCTGAGAGCAATAGGACCTGGTCAAACTACACCCTCTGTAACTCAGGAACCAAATACAAGCTGAAG ATGGCGTATATTCTCTTCTACATGGCCATCGTGGGTCACGCCTTGTCCATCGCCTCCCTGCTCATCTCTCTGGTCATATTCTTCTACTTCAG GAGTCTGAGCTGCCAGCGTATCACGTTACACAAGAACCTGTTCTGTTCCTACGTTCTGAACTCAGCCCTCACACTCATCTCCCTGATTGCTGTGGTCAACAACCCCGAAGTGGTGCACAGGAACCCT GTGAGCTGCAAGGTGCTGCATTTCTTCCACATGTACATGCTGGGCTGTAACTACCTGTGGATGTTGTGTGAGGGAATCTACCTGCACACTCTCATCGTGGTGGCCGTGTTCGCAGAGGAGCAACACCTGCACTGGTACTACCTGCTGGGCTGGG GTTTTCCTCTGGTGCCGGCCTCCATCCACGCTGTAGCACGGAAGAAGTACTTTGATGACAA CTGTTGGATGAGTGTGGAGACTCATCTGCTCTATGTGGTTCATGGGCCCATCATGGCTGCCTTACTG gtgaaCCTGTTCTTCCTGCTGAACATCGTGAGGGTGCTGGTGACCAAGCTCCGGGACACGCACCGTGCAGAGACCAACATGTACATGAAGGCGGTGAGGGCCACCCTCATCCTGGTGCCTCTGCTGGGGATCCAGTTTGTCATCTTTCCCTGGAGGCCAGAGAACCAGCTGGCGGGGGAAGTGTATGATTACATCATGCACATACTGATGCACTACCAG GGTTTACTGGTGGCAACTATATTCTGCTTCTTCAACGGGGAG GTCCAGGCTACCCTGAAGAGGCAGTGGGTGCAGTACAAGGCCCAGTGGGGCCAGCGGAGGAGAGAGCACTGCTCCATGCGCTCCACCTCCTACACTGCCACCTCCATCACCGAGGTGCCTGCCTTCATGTTCCACCACGACTGCAACAACGAACAGCTGAACGGACGCCACAGCGAAGACTCTGAGCTGGTGGCTCTGAAGACTGGAGAGACGTACGCCTGA